The following are encoded together in the Myxocyprinus asiaticus isolate MX2 ecotype Aquarium Trade chromosome 7, UBuf_Myxa_2, whole genome shotgun sequence genome:
- the LOC127444206 gene encoding E3 ubiquitin-protein ligase pellino homolog 1-like, with protein sequence MLSPEQELLSSSKPIKYGELLILGYNGSLPNGDRGRRRSRFALFKRPKANGVKPSTVHTACSPQVAKAISNKDQHSVSYTLSRAQTVVVEYTHDSTTDMFQIGRSTESPIDFVVMDTVPGCLSNSDTLSSQSTISRFAFRIVCQRAPPYTARIYAAGFDSSKSIFLGEKAAKWWCADGQMDGLTTNGVLVMRPRHGFTCESKPGSWREISVCGNVFTLRDTRSTQKPGKMVENECQELVDGSLIDLCGATLLWRSVEGLARTPTIKHLEALRRELNAARPQCPVGLHTLTFPSLDHSIRGYAHEDQPWAYLHCGHVHGYHSWRGRRRVMKEGSTEEEDDGCETKAGMELLKEEERECPLCRTRGLYVPLKLGRESGFYLDAAPPTHAFIPCGHVCSERTASFWSKLPLPHGAYGFYTACPFCMRPLARDRKYVRLIFQGPLD encoded by the exons ATGTTGTCTCCAGAGCAGGAGCTTCTGAGCTCTTCAAAACCCATCAAATACGGAGAGCTCCTCATCCTCGG TTACAATGGCTCGCTACCAAATGGAGACCGAGGCAGGAGAAGGAGTCGTTTCGCTCTATTTAAAAGACCCAAAGCCAACGGAGTCAAACCCAGCACTGTCCACACCGCATGCAGTCCACAGGTCGCCAAG GCCATTAGCAACAAAGACCAGCACAGCGTCTCGTACACACTATCAAGGGCGCAGACGGTTGTCGTGGAGTACACACATGACAGCACGACAGACATGTTTCAG ATTGGCCGGTCCACTGAAAGCCCCATTGATTTTGTGGTGATGGACACTGTACCTGGTTGTCTCTCTAACAGCGACACTCTGTCATCTCAGAGCACTATATCGCGGTTTGCGTTCCGGATCGTGTGTCAGAGAGCGCCGCCCTACACTGCTCGCATCTACGCTGCCGGCTTTGACTCGTCCAAAAGCATCTTTCTGGGG GAGAAAGCAGCTAAATGGTGGTGCGccgatggacagatggatggactgaCCACGAATGGTGTGTTAGTGATGCGTCCACGACATGGCTTCACCTGCGAGTCCAAACCGGGAAGCTGGAGAGAAATCTCCGTCTGCGGAAACGTCTTCACGCTCCGAGACACGCGCTCAACTCAGAAACCAGGAAAAATG GTTGAAAATGAGTGTCAGGAGTTGGTTGATGGCTCTTTAATCGATCTTTGTGGTGCGACTCTGTTGTGGCGCTCTGTGGAAGGCCTCGCCCGCACTCCCACCATCAAACACCTGGAGGCGCTGCGAAGGGAGCTGAACGCCGCGCGGCCACAGTGTCCCGTTGGACTCCACACACTGACGTTCCCCAGTTTAGACCACTCAATTAGGGGTTACGCCCACGAAGACCAGCCCTGGGCGTATCTTCACTGCGGACACGTGCACGGGTACCACAGCTGGAGGGGGCGCCGGAGAGTCATGAAGGAAGGATCGACGGAAGAAGAGGATGATGGGTGCGAGACGAAAGCAGGGATGGAACTATtgaaggaggaagagagagagtgtcCATTGTGTCGTACGCGCGGTTTGTACGTTCCGTTGAAGCTGGGACGCGAGTCGGGCTTCTATCTGGACGCGGCGCCTCCGACGCACGCTTTCATCCCGTGTGGACACGTGTGTTCAGAACGAACGGCCTCGTTTTGGAGTAAACTGCCGCTACCGCACGGAGCTTACGGTTTTTACACAGCATGTCCATTCTGCATGAGGCCACTTGCTCGAGACAGGAAATACGTGAGACTGATCTTTCAGGGACCGTTGgactga